GCTGAAAGCGTGCGGCTCGGGAATCTCATCAATGGATTCGAGGTAGTCGCCGCAATCCCTGAGCGCAAAGATTTGCCGGGCGCCGTCCGGACGCACGGTCTCGATCGAAACAGTCGCGGCGCGAAGCACAGTGGCACCTTCTGCACGAAGCCGGAAGCGCGGCGGCACACCGTCCTCGAACACCTCGAGGACCACATCACCCTCACCGGTTGCAAGCCGATGGCTCTCCTCTTCATCATGATGGGCGTGGTGTCCGTGTCCATGTCCGTGGTCATGATGATGGTCTCCGCCACTGAGCAGCCACGCGCTGGCGACGTTGACGGCAAGGCCGAGGACCGCAACAGGTATCGCTTCGGCGAAATGGATCGGAACCGGGGCAAAGAGGCGGCTGACCGCTTCATAGCCGATCAACAGCGCGATCATCGCCAGGATAATAGCGCTGGTGAACCCGGCTAGATCTCCGAGCTTGCCGGTCCCAAAGCTGAACCGCGGATCATCGGCATATTTCCGGGCATAGGTATAAGCAAGCGCCGCGAGCAACAGGGCACCCGCATGGGTGCTCATGTGAAGTCCGTCAGCAACCAGCGCAATCGATCCAAACAACCAACCGCCGACAATTTCGGCGATCATCATCGCGCTGCAGAGCCAGATCACCGCCCAGGTTTTGCGTTCGCTTTTCTGGTGGTCACCAGAAAGGAAAACATGGCTGTGAAGACCCGGAAAGGCCGCGCCACTGGCATCGCTCATAGTAATCCTCGTTCGCTACTTCAGGTATGTCCGTACGATGTCGATCAGGTCGGCGGCGCCTCTGGCTCGCTCCGCGTCTTTTTCATGCGCCGGATCGACGACGTGATGGCGAATGTGATCTTCGAGAAGCTCGGCCGTCAGTCCATTCACGGCACCTCGCACCGATGCGACGAGCATCAGCACGTCGGCGCAACCGATCTCGGATTCCAGCGCGCGCTCGACCGCCTCGATCTGCCCCTTGATGCGCCGGATGCGGCCGATGAGCTTGGATTTGTGCTTGATGGTGTGCGACATGACATCTAGTATAGGGGGGTACCCTATATTGATCAAGCTGCAAATGCGGGCGGGCGCATGTTCGTGAAGTCGATACCGCTTCGGAGTCGAGCGCTGCTGCTCTTGCCGATGCTTTGGACGCAGTCCGCGCAGGCGCACGGCATCGCCGGCAACCGCTATTTCGCCGGCACCATGACCTTCGACGACCCCGCCGTCGCTGACGAGCTGATCCTGCCGAACTTCAACTATCTCGGTTATCCGGCACAGGGCAGCGACGCCGTCGAGAACCGGATCAACGCGTCCTTTGCCCGCCTGCTCACGCCGACGCTCGCCTTCACGATCGACAGCGCCTGGGTCCATCAGACCTGGCCGACCGGCCGCACCTCGGGTTTCGACAAGACCAGCATCGGTCTCAAATACGAGGCCTATCGCGACAACCGTCACGAGGCGCTGATCTCGATCGGACTCGCGTGGGGCATCGGTCACTCCGGCTCGGTCGCGATCGGTGCCGATGCTCCCGACACGATCCAGCCGGGCATCTTCTTCGGCAAGGGGTTCGGCGACCTGCCCGACTCGCTTGCGTGGCTACGGCCATTCGCCGTCACCGCCGCCGTCGTCGATGAAGTCCCGATCGGCACCGGCGGCATGGCACTCGCACCCAATCTCGTGACTGGTGGCTTCAACACCGTGCCCTCGCCGGCCGTCGAAACGCTGCATTGGGGTTTCTCGATCCAGTACAGCACCCTCTACCTGACGAGCCGCTTCAACGGCGGACCGCCCAGGGAGGAGCCGCTGAACCAATGGGTGCCGCTTGTCGAGTTCAGGTTCGATAGCCCTCGCGGCCAACAGACGGCAGCAACTGCAAATCCCGGCATCGCCTATGTGGCAGTCACATGGCAGGCCTCGGCGGAAGCGATCATCCCGCTCAATCGCCTCGGCGGGACCGGCCCGGGCTTCCGGGCACAACTACTGCTTTTCCTGGACGACCTCGTGCCGTCGCTGTTCGGCAAGCCGCTGTTGAAGGATCACCCCGCGAACAACCAAACCGCATGGTGACAGCAGTCCGCGGCTGGGGCGCCGTCCGATCATGACCGGAGGCGCGCCCGTGCCACCTACAGCCCGGTATAGCCGGCCTTGACATGGTCGGTGCTGCCGTCGAGCTGGCGCAGATAGGTCAGCCCGCACACCGTCAACCGATGGGTATCGCGCTCGCCCGCCTCGAACAGCGTCTGCACGTACTCCGTCACCTTCGCCCGCGCTTCGTCGCTTGCGGCGGACGTGCGATTGAGCAGCAGATCGTATGTCTGCATGATGCGATCGATAGCGGCTTCCATTGAAGTCTCCGGGTTGACGCTCAGGCGACCACCAGCGTCTCGGCCTCGAACTTCGCGATCGCCTTGTTGGCGAGGCGGAGCCGGTTCTGCTCACCGCGCTGGAACAGCTTCACGATGATGCCGAGCAGGCGCTCATTGGTGGCGAAAGTGTCAGGAATGGCGCCGGATTTGCGCAGATAGTTCGAGGCGATCGCGTAGGCGTCACCGACCACCTCGACATTCAGCGCCTCAATCCCGCGCTCGACCAGCATGTCCTGTCTCTCTGTTGGGAGACGGGATAAAGCACGGGGAACACGTTGGTTCCTCACTGGGCCGATATATTTTCGCACATGCAGCATGAAAAACGCATCGGCCGGGCATGACCGATGCGTTGAGAGCAAGAACTGAACTGGAGGGAGGCTGCCGGTCTTCTCAAGCGGCCGGCTTGGCCATCAGGCGAAAAGAGGAAAGCTCAGAGGCGATACAGGATCTGGTCGGTCCAGAAGCGCTCGAGGCGATGCAGTGACTTGTTGAGGCTCGCGAACTCCTCGTTCGAGATGCCACCGACCTGCTCCACCGTCTTGACGTGCTTCTGATAGAGCGCATCGACGATCTTGCGGACTTCCTGGCCCTGCGGGGTCAGACGGATACGCACCGAGCGGCGATCGACGCGCGAGCGCTGATGATCGAGGAAGCCTAGCTCGACGAGCTTCTTCAGATTGTAGGAGACGTTGGAGCCGAGATAGTAGCCTCGGGTGCGCAACTCGCCGGCGGTCAGTTCCTTGTCACCGATATTGTACAGGAGCAGTGCCTGCACCGAGTTGATGTCGGCGCGGCCGCGACGATCGAATTCGTCCTTGATGACGTCGAGGAGCCGGCGATGCAGCCGCTCCACCAAAGTCAGGGCTTCGAGATAGAGCGGCTGCACCGGAGCTTGACCGGTAGCGCGATCAGCGGCATCCGCCGCCGTTGTCGCAACGGCTTTCATCATGACACTTCCCCTGTTTGTCGTTTTTATCGACTTTATTCGACGAAACTTGTGTCCCGCCTGATAGGTCCAACGTAAGGGGGCCGTTTGAATATCCGCTTAAATAAGAGAATAAAGAGATCATGAATTTAAGACAGTGAATCGTGGATTAAGCCCATGGATCAAGGGCTTTTCGCAACTTTTCATTGACGGTGCGAGGCTGCTGTTCACGCTTCGTCTGCGCCTCCTGTCACATTCGGAAACAGCATCGTCTGAATTCGAAACGACGGCGTAACGAGTGTGAGGGAACCCTTTACGGTGACCGATCGGTTACCGGAAAATTCTTTGAAAATTTTATCGGAGCGCATCGCGGCGGGACGCGCGCGATACGCGCAAGCCGCCAGCATCGGCTGCGGGTGAGACCGGTTCCGCCGTCGGCCCGCGCAAAGCCGGTCGGCACACGCACCAAGATCCGGAGCAATGGATCCCGACGGCAGGTCCCGTGGAGTGCTCCCGGGACGGGGCGCCTCGATAGGGATGCGATCTCTGTCGCGTCCACCTGCAGAACCGGCGAAGCTGTCTTCTCGTTGCGGGCACGACTGTCTTGAATCGGCGGCCGCCGACTGCAATCTGTCGCCCTGTCGCAGCCGGGCAACAGCATCAGGCCGGCGTGGTGCGTGGGCTATGGCGGGCGTTCGCGCGCCGACATCCAGGCCAGCGCGAGATAGGCCGCAAGCATCACGGCCTCGAGCCCGACCACGGTGAGGCTGCCGCCATAGATGGCAGGAAACATCAGCTCGATGACCGCCATCGACACCACGGTGGTCAGCCAGACCACGGCGCCCCACGGCGTCGCGAGCCAGAGGCCGACAGCGGCGACGAGCTCGATGACGGCAAAATAGATCGTGGCGGTCTGCCAGGCCATCGACTGGTTCTCGAAGGCCTCCTCCTCGCCGCCGACGAAGCCGGTCACCTGGGCCCAGTGATAGAGGCCCTTGGCGACCGAAACGACGGCCATGATGCGCAGGAAGATGACGAGACGCCGCGTCCACGCATTGTCGTCCGGCTCGATCCGGTCCGACGAGATCGCGCTCACCGAGATGGCGTTGTCCCGGGCCTGATCGCGTGTCGAGGTGTCAGACATCCGAATCGCCGCATGGCAGCTGCAAAATGGGGTTCATGGCGCAGTCTTGGCCCGCCGGGGACGCAAAATCAATTGCCGTTGCGGCAAATCAAGGTCGCTTGGGGCGCAATGACGGCGCCCCTGCGAGATGCTAGGAGTAGACTTATATCAGGTCCAGACCAGCCGTCCCCGGGGAGAAGACAACATGGCGATCAAATTCGGGCGCCCGATCGAATTGCGCGACACGCCGCGGCGCCAGACCGATGCCCTCGCCTCGCCCTCGCTGGACCTTGCGATCCGCATGCGCCGCAATCGCAAGTCGGAATGGGCGCGCCGGCTGGTGCGCGAGAACGTGCTGACCACCGACGACCTGATCTGGCCGATGTTCGTGGTCGATGGCCATAACACCCGCACGCCGGTGGCCTCGATGCCCGGCGTCGACCGGCTCACCGTCGACCAGATCGTGCGCGACGCCGAGCGCGCCGCAAAACTCAACATCCCCTGCATCGCACTGTTTCCCTTCACCGAGCCGGCGTTGCGCGACGAGCAAGGCTCGGAGGCGCTCAATCCCGACAATCTGGTCTGCCAGGCGGTGCGCGCGATCAAGAAAGAGTTTCCCGACATCGGCGTGCTCTGCGACGTCGCGCTCGATCCCTTCACCAGCCATGGCCATGACGGACTGATCGAGGATGGCAAGATCCTCAACGACGAGACGGTCGCGGTGCTGGTCAAGCAGGCGCTGACCCAGGCCGAGGCCGGCTGCGACGTGATCGCGCCGTCGGACATGATGGACGGCCGCATCGGCGCGATCCGCGAGGCGCTCGACGACAACGGCTTCGGCGACGTGCAGATCATGTCGTATGCCGCGAAATACGCCTCCGCGTTCTACGGCCCGTTCCGCGACGCGATCGGCTCGGCCAAGACGCTGACCGGCGACAAGCGCACCTACCAGATGGACAGCGCCAATTCCGACGAGGCGCTGCGCGAGGTCGAACTCGACATCGCCGAGGGCGCCGACATGGTGATGGTCAAACCCGGCATGCCCTATCTCGACATCGTCCGCCGCGTGAAGGACCATTTCGCGATGCCGACCTTCGTGTACCAGGTGTCCGGCGAATACGCGATGATCGCGGGCGCCGCCGCCAATGGCTGGATCGACGGCGAGCGCGCCATGATGGAAAGTCTGGTCGGCTTCAAGCGCGCCGGCGCCGACGGCATCCTGACCTATTTCGCGCCGAAGGCCGCCGAGAAGATCAAGGCGGAATCCTAGACTAGGTCTGGCCCGCGGCCGGTGCTGTCGGATGCGGGCCGCACAGCGGACGCAGGGCGTCGCGCTGCTGCTGCGACAGCACGGTTAGCGGATAGATCGGCTCACCGGTCTCGCGCCTGAAGAACGGATGCGGCCACGCCTTTCCGCGCAGGCGCCAGCCCAGCACCCTGCCAATGGCGCGCGCGATCAGCCCCAGGTTCAATCCGGTCGAGCCCTTTGGCGCCTCGCCGACCGCGTATTTCCCTTGGATCGCGCCGATCGGCTTGCCGAACGCTTCATCGGCGCGCAGCGCGCCGCCGTCGAACGCCTGCGCGACAATTCCGACGAACGGGACCGATGGCCTTAGCGTATTGCCGACCGGCGTGTTGCAGCACGTCGTGTGCCAGCGGAACAGGCCCTTCGGCGTCAGCCGCACGCCCGCAATCTTGTCCTGGCCCTGCACGAAACTCAGCGACGACGGCGCGATCTGGACGATGTCGGTGCCGCCATGTGCGTCGAGCAGATCGGCGCGGCCTAGCTGGTGCATGAACGCCTGGCAGTCGTCGCAGTAACAGGTCACGCGATTGGCCGATTGGGGCGACGGGTTCGAGACGACACCGAAAACCTCTCCGCACCTGCAGCGCAGCCCGATCCGTGTGCTCATGGGTTCCTCTCGGCTTGCCGTACGCAACATACACGTTCCGCGACCGCCTATGGCCGCCGAATCGCCGGAATATTTCGGCTAGTTAATGTTCGCCCAGACTTGGCAGGCGCCCGTCCTGTTCCCATGTCCTGCGCGGGTGTTTCATCGGAGGTTGGTCATGTCTTACGGCAGTGACGGTGGTGCGTGGCGCAACGACGGCGGCGTTCCCCCGCATGCGTTCGATCCATCGATAGAGCCGGAACTGTTCCGCGGCGTGCTGACGCGCCGCGTCTTCGCGTTCCTGATCGACCTCTTCGTGCTGTCGGTGCCGGTGATCCTCGCCGTGATCTTCATTGCGGTGTTCGGCCTGGTCACGCTCGGCCTCGGCTGGGCGCTGTTCTGGCTGGTATCGCCGGCTTCGATCGTCTGGGCCATCGTCTATTACGGCGCCTCGATCGGCGGCCAGCATTCGGCCACCATCGGCATGCGCATGATGGATCTGGAACTGCGCACCTGGTACGGCGCCCGCGGCTATTTCGTGCTCGGCGCCACCCACGCGGTGCTGTTCTGGGTGACGATCTCGTTCCTGTCGCCTCTGGTGCTGCTGGTCGGGCTCCTGAACGGCCGCCGCCGGCTGCTGCACGACATCATCCTCGGAACCGTCATTATCAACAGCTCGGTCCGGACCCAGGTCTCTCCGGCCGCGCGGGCCTCCTATTAGGCCCGCCTAAACCAATTGACCGTTAGCCTCCGGGGGGCGATGCTAACTCGGCTGCCTGTATTGTTTGTGGAGCCCGACGATCAGACGTGACCCAGCACTCGCGTGATACCCCGCAGTTCTATCTGACGGCGCCCTCACCCTGCCCCTATCTACCGGGCCGGCACGAGCGGAAGGTTTTCACGCACCTGGTCGGCGACAAAGCGGGCGATCTCAACGACTTGCTGACCCATGGCGGCTTCCGGCGCAGCCAGTCGATCGCCTACCGTCCGGCGTGCGACCAATGCCGGGCCTGCGTCTCGGTCCGGGTGGTCGCCAACGAATTCCGCCCCTCCCGCAATTTCCGCAAGGTTCTCGCCCGCAACGCCGACATCATCGGCGAGCAGCGCACGGCGGTGCCGACCTCGGAGCAATATTCGGTCTTCCGCGCCTATCTCGACCGCCGCCACCGTAACGGCGGCATGGCCGACATGACCGT
The window above is part of the Bradyrhizobium sp. PSBB068 genome. Proteins encoded here:
- a CDS encoding metal/formaldehyde-sensitive transcriptional repressor, with translation MSHTIKHKSKLIGRIRRIKGQIEAVERALESEIGCADVLMLVASVRGAVNGLTAELLEDHIRHHVVDPAHEKDAERARGAADLIDIVRTYLK
- the dmeF gene encoding CDF family Co(II)/Ni(II) efflux transporter DmeF, yielding MSDASGAAFPGLHSHVFLSGDHQKSERKTWAVIWLCSAMMIAEIVGGWLFGSIALVADGLHMSTHAGALLLAALAYTYARKYADDPRFSFGTGKLGDLAGFTSAIILAMIALLIGYEAVSRLFAPVPIHFAEAIPVAVLGLAVNVASAWLLSGGDHHHDHGHGHGHHAHHDEEESHRLATGEGDVVLEVFEDGVPPRFRLRAEGATVLRAATVSIETVRPDGARQIFALRDCGDYLESIDEIPEPHAFSANVRLGEQTYPVQFEEHEHAHGSTARDHNMRAAVIHVLADAAVSVLVIAGLLLARAFGWLWMDPLAGLIGAFVIASWSFGLIRDTGAILLDMNPDRRMADNLKRSIENDGDRLTDLHLWRLGPGHLGAILSVVTATERSEQYYRAKVARFRSLSHLTIEVRRIDPSATGVA
- a CDS encoding winged helix-turn-helix transcriptional regulator, whose protein sequence is MMKAVATTAADAADRATGQAPVQPLYLEALTLVERLHRRLLDVIKDEFDRRGRADINSVQALLLYNIGDKELTAGELRTRGYYLGSNVSYNLKKLVELGFLDHQRSRVDRRSVRIRLTPQGQEVRKIVDALYQKHVKTVEQVGGISNEEFASLNKSLHRLERFWTDQILYRL
- a CDS encoding arginyltransferase; translated protein: MTQHSRDTPQFYLTAPSPCPYLPGRHERKVFTHLVGDKAGDLNDLLTHGGFRRSQSIAYRPACDQCRACVSVRVVANEFRPSRNFRKVLARNADIIGEQRTAVPTSEQYSVFRAYLDRRHRNGGMADMTVLDYAMMVEDSHVETRIIEYRKRNADSAITGRGDELMAVALTDVLSDGLSMVYSFFEPGLEARSLGTFMILDHIARARRQGLPYVYLGYWIEGSKKMDYKGRFLPQQRLAPSGWLRVDASGEGLAEPQD
- a CDS encoding RDD family protein, with product MSYGSDGGAWRNDGGVPPHAFDPSIEPELFRGVLTRRVFAFLIDLFVLSVPVILAVIFIAVFGLVTLGLGWALFWLVSPASIVWAIVYYGASIGGQHSATIGMRMMDLELRTWYGARGYFVLGATHAVLFWVTISFLSPLVLLVGLLNGRRRLLHDIILGTVIINSSVRTQVSPAARASY
- the hemB gene encoding porphobilinogen synthase; this encodes MAIKFGRPIELRDTPRRQTDALASPSLDLAIRMRRNRKSEWARRLVRENVLTTDDLIWPMFVVDGHNTRTPVASMPGVDRLTVDQIVRDAERAAKLNIPCIALFPFTEPALRDEQGSEALNPDNLVCQAVRAIKKEFPDIGVLCDVALDPFTSHGHDGLIEDGKILNDETVAVLVKQALTQAEAGCDVIAPSDMMDGRIGAIREALDDNGFGDVQIMSYAAKYASAFYGPFRDAIGSAKTLTGDKRTYQMDSANSDEALREVELDIAEGADMVMVKPGMPYLDIVRRVKDHFAMPTFVYQVSGEYAMIAGAAANGWIDGERAMMESLVGFKRAGADGILTYFAPKAAEKIKAES